From Megalobrama amblycephala isolate DHTTF-2021 linkage group LG24, ASM1881202v1, whole genome shotgun sequence, the proteins below share one genomic window:
- the dnai3 gene encoding dynein axonemal intermediate chain 3 isoform X2, which produces MSSKRPKSRVSSGTSKVKGKDKKNENNFPTPDEGAAESGHPEYIFPLVLTSATQELFGCRADEDVTGENPYKLLKKEDIIQDMKTRAAVSDFSPVKQIVLEYPEDELLLVFDRDFTYGQCFYLVLTEEAKGNMLKSPVQGDDEELVEDKEEEDMIVPKTPESHPWIPLGSEQEIEEESVTESRPRLRYKISPLMRHCGAPVCFSDRSALDGKDGYVECPSYEDKSFSIRQMERHTAVQASGDTKHSSTQTLWKYPKNMCTQYEPREFSPEEKEHHLRSENMKNFITSVAIRFEISLQQNHIADVFCDDWTALCEDDGMPTGKTETQLKEYQSFMDLHFSKEKSISHVHWHPTISGVIAVAMTERMSLEERIDNSTKLLLNPPYILFWSFTDPINPQLQLECPDDCLSFQFCPSDPNIIAGGCMNGQVVLWDISAHVERLQDTRSGGKNISNKLDKNNAVPVVRYCAVSGIENGHKAPITDIQWLPETFEVSRLGIPVENTSRISVQIVTCAPDCCVLFWDLRPPRAVSQSLTDVKQKSEDKPLENPQGVPNTFKHLNLTWKPLIRVSLPKIGSSGEYSPLKFSLRDNTVDYITGDKPAQITEREEGCGFAQLRVPSAKEQKPLDNISTKLYVGTEDGELVYTDWKMEKDNDSGRLFSAKPSHRFLSHHTMINTVSRSPFFKDIILTVGSFSFAIWKEGVTSGPILLSACSKMMCTVGHWSLSRPAVFFIGKENGNIEVWDLLQNTHEPSQTQNISATSITCIKTSSTSAKHHLLAVSDRIGTLHILQIPWTLRKSSNSERQNVRKYFEKEEERLEYFEKRQIKHEKQKKEMEAEQLKKKTEPVIPLKQVEELEAEALKEYEQFLALGKDILKNMGLLTETQDDSDL; this is translated from the exons ATGAGTTCGAAGAGACCCAAGAGCAGAGTGAGCAGCGGGACCAGTAAAGTCAAGGGGAAAG ataaaaaaaatgagaataATTTCCCCACCCCGGATGAAGGTGCAGCAGAATCTG GTCATCCGGAATACATCTTCCCGCTGGTCCTGACCTCCGCCACACAGGAGCTGTTTGGTTGCCGGGCAGATGAGGATGTAACCGGAGAAAATCCTTACAAGCTGCTGAAAAAGGAAGACATAATTCAGGACATGAAAACCAGAGCGGCCGTGTCTGACTTCAGCCCCGTCAAACAAATAGTGCTG GAGTACCCTGAAGATGAACTTCTGCTGGTGTTTGACAGAGACTTCACATACGGACAGTGCTTCTATCTGGTGCTCACAGAAGAGGCCAAAGGGAACATGTTGAAG TCTCCAGTACagggtgatgatgaggagctggtGGAGGATAAAGAGGAGGAGGACATGATTGTGCCAAAAACTCCAGAGTCTCATCCATGGATCCCTCTGGGAAGTGAGCAGGAGATCGAGGAAGAGTCGGTCACAGAGTCCAGACCCAGA cTCAGGTATAAGATCTCTCCTCTGATGCGGCACTGCGGCGCTCCGGTGTGTTTCTCTGACCGCAGTGCTCTGGATGGGAAGGACGGATACGTGGAGTGTCCGTCATACGAGGACAAGAGCTTCAGCATCAGACAGATGGAGAGACACACGGCCGTTCAGGCCTCTGGCGACACCAAACACTCGTCCACTCAGACACTGTG GAAATACCCAAAGAACATGTGCACCCAGTACGAACCCCGAGAGTTCAGTCCTGAGGAGAAAGAACATCACCTGCGATCAGAAAACATGAAGAACTTCATCACATCTGTAGCAATAAG GTTTGAAATCTCCCTGCAGCAGAATCACATTGCAGACGTGTTTTGTGACGACTGGACGGCCCTGTGTGAGGACGACGGCATGCCGACGGGGAAAACAGAGACACAGCTGAAGGAATATCAGTCTTTCATGGACCTTCACTTCAGCAAAGAGAAAAGCATCAGCCACGTCCACTGGCATCCCACCATCAGCG gtgTGATCGCTGTGGCCATGACAGAGAGAATGTCTCTTGAGGAGCGGATTGATAACTCCACTAAACTCCTGTTAAACCCGCCCTACATTCTCTTCTGGAGCTTCACTGACCCTATAAATCCACAA TTGCAGCTGGAATGTCCTGATGATTGTCTTAGTTTCCAGTTCTGTCCGTCTGACCCGAATATCATCGCTGGCGGCTGCATGAACGGCCAG GTAGTATTATGGGATATTTCAGCACATGTGGAAAGACTGCAGGACACCCGCAGTGGCGGCAAAAACATCTCAAATAAACTA GacaaaaacaatgcagttcCAGTGGTCCGGTACTGCGCTGTGTCTGGGATAGAGAACGGACACAAAGCTCCGATCACAGATATCCAGTGGCTGCCAGAAACCTTCGAG GTATCCAGATTAGGGATTCCTGTGGAAAATACAAGTCGTATCTCCGTTCAGATAGTCACATGTGCTCCTGACTG cTGTGTGTTATTCTGGGATCTTCGACCTCCTCGTGCCGTGTCTCAATCCCTCACGGACGTGAAACAGAAATCGGAGGACAAGCCTCTGGAAAACCCTCAAGGTGTTCCAAATACATTCAAACACCTCAACCTGACCTGGAAACCCTTGATCCGA GTCTCCCTACCAAAGATCGGCTCCAGTGGTGAATACAGTCCTCTGAAGTTCAGCTTGAGGGACAATACAGTGGACTACATTACAG GCGATAAACCTGCACAGATCACGGAGCGTGAAGAAGGCTGTGGATTCGCTCAGCTCCGGGTGCCGTCGGCCAAAGAGCAGAAACCTCTAGACAACATCAGCACCAAACTGTATGTGGGGACGGAG GATGGAGAACTCGTTTACACCGACTGGAAAATGGAGAAGGACAACGACTCAGGACGACTCTTCA GTGCCAAACCCAGCCATCGGTTCCTCTCACACCACACTATGATCAACACCGTGAGCCGCTCTCCGTTTTTCAAGGACATCATCCTGACGGTGGGCAGCTTCAGTTTCGCCATCTGGAAAGAAGGGGTCACG AGTGGCCCGATCCTCTTGTCGGCCTGCTCCAAAATGATGTGTACGGTCGGTCACTGGTCCCTGTCCCGGCCGGCGGTCTTCTTCATCGGGAAGGAGAACGGAAACATCGAGGTTTGGGACCTGCTGCAAAACACCCATGAGCCCTCACAAACCCAGAACATCAGCGCCACCTCCATTACCTGCATCAAAACCAGCAGCACCTCCG CGAAGCATCATCTTCTGGCGGTTTCAGACCGTATCGGCACCCTACACATCCTACAGATCCCATGGACCCTGCGCAAATCCTCCAACAGCGAG AGACAGAATGTGAGGAAGTACTTTGAAAAGGAAGAGGAACGGCTGGAGTACTTTGAGAAACGGCAGATCAAACACGAGAAGCAGAAGAAAGAGATGGAAGCTGAACAACTGAAGAAGAAGACG GAGCCAGTGATACCACTGAAACAGGTAGAGGAGCTGGAGGCGGAAGCGCTGAAGGAATATGAACAGTTTCTGGCTCTGGGGAAGGACATTTTGAAGAACATGGGCCTCCTGACTGAAACACAGGACGATTCAGATCTGTAA
- the dnai3 gene encoding dynein axonemal intermediate chain 3 isoform X1, giving the protein MYEISVFLSDMSSKRPKSRVSSGTSKVKGKDKKNENNFPTPDEGAAESGHPEYIFPLVLTSATQELFGCRADEDVTGENPYKLLKKEDIIQDMKTRAAVSDFSPVKQIVLEYPEDELLLVFDRDFTYGQCFYLVLTEEAKGNMLKSPVQGDDEELVEDKEEEDMIVPKTPESHPWIPLGSEQEIEEESVTESRPRLRYKISPLMRHCGAPVCFSDRSALDGKDGYVECPSYEDKSFSIRQMERHTAVQASGDTKHSSTQTLWKYPKNMCTQYEPREFSPEEKEHHLRSENMKNFITSVAIRFEISLQQNHIADVFCDDWTALCEDDGMPTGKTETQLKEYQSFMDLHFSKEKSISHVHWHPTISGVIAVAMTERMSLEERIDNSTKLLLNPPYILFWSFTDPINPQLQLECPDDCLSFQFCPSDPNIIAGGCMNGQVVLWDISAHVERLQDTRSGGKNISNKLDKNNAVPVVRYCAVSGIENGHKAPITDIQWLPETFEVSRLGIPVENTSRISVQIVTCAPDCCVLFWDLRPPRAVSQSLTDVKQKSEDKPLENPQGVPNTFKHLNLTWKPLIRVSLPKIGSSGEYSPLKFSLRDNTVDYITGDKPAQITEREEGCGFAQLRVPSAKEQKPLDNISTKLYVGTEDGELVYTDWKMEKDNDSGRLFSAKPSHRFLSHHTMINTVSRSPFFKDIILTVGSFSFAIWKEGVTSGPILLSACSKMMCTVGHWSLSRPAVFFIGKENGNIEVWDLLQNTHEPSQTQNISATSITCIKTSSTSAKHHLLAVSDRIGTLHILQIPWTLRKSSNSERQNVRKYFEKEEERLEYFEKRQIKHEKQKKEMEAEQLKKKTEPVIPLKQVEELEAEALKEYEQFLALGKDILKNMGLLTETQDDSDL; this is encoded by the exons ATGTATGAAATCTCTGTCTTTCTGTCAGACATGAGTTCGAAGAGACCCAAGAGCAGAGTGAGCAGCGGGACCAGTAAAGTCAAGGGGAAAG ataaaaaaaatgagaataATTTCCCCACCCCGGATGAAGGTGCAGCAGAATCTG GTCATCCGGAATACATCTTCCCGCTGGTCCTGACCTCCGCCACACAGGAGCTGTTTGGTTGCCGGGCAGATGAGGATGTAACCGGAGAAAATCCTTACAAGCTGCTGAAAAAGGAAGACATAATTCAGGACATGAAAACCAGAGCGGCCGTGTCTGACTTCAGCCCCGTCAAACAAATAGTGCTG GAGTACCCTGAAGATGAACTTCTGCTGGTGTTTGACAGAGACTTCACATACGGACAGTGCTTCTATCTGGTGCTCACAGAAGAGGCCAAAGGGAACATGTTGAAG TCTCCAGTACagggtgatgatgaggagctggtGGAGGATAAAGAGGAGGAGGACATGATTGTGCCAAAAACTCCAGAGTCTCATCCATGGATCCCTCTGGGAAGTGAGCAGGAGATCGAGGAAGAGTCGGTCACAGAGTCCAGACCCAGA cTCAGGTATAAGATCTCTCCTCTGATGCGGCACTGCGGCGCTCCGGTGTGTTTCTCTGACCGCAGTGCTCTGGATGGGAAGGACGGATACGTGGAGTGTCCGTCATACGAGGACAAGAGCTTCAGCATCAGACAGATGGAGAGACACACGGCCGTTCAGGCCTCTGGCGACACCAAACACTCGTCCACTCAGACACTGTG GAAATACCCAAAGAACATGTGCACCCAGTACGAACCCCGAGAGTTCAGTCCTGAGGAGAAAGAACATCACCTGCGATCAGAAAACATGAAGAACTTCATCACATCTGTAGCAATAAG GTTTGAAATCTCCCTGCAGCAGAATCACATTGCAGACGTGTTTTGTGACGACTGGACGGCCCTGTGTGAGGACGACGGCATGCCGACGGGGAAAACAGAGACACAGCTGAAGGAATATCAGTCTTTCATGGACCTTCACTTCAGCAAAGAGAAAAGCATCAGCCACGTCCACTGGCATCCCACCATCAGCG gtgTGATCGCTGTGGCCATGACAGAGAGAATGTCTCTTGAGGAGCGGATTGATAACTCCACTAAACTCCTGTTAAACCCGCCCTACATTCTCTTCTGGAGCTTCACTGACCCTATAAATCCACAA TTGCAGCTGGAATGTCCTGATGATTGTCTTAGTTTCCAGTTCTGTCCGTCTGACCCGAATATCATCGCTGGCGGCTGCATGAACGGCCAG GTAGTATTATGGGATATTTCAGCACATGTGGAAAGACTGCAGGACACCCGCAGTGGCGGCAAAAACATCTCAAATAAACTA GacaaaaacaatgcagttcCAGTGGTCCGGTACTGCGCTGTGTCTGGGATAGAGAACGGACACAAAGCTCCGATCACAGATATCCAGTGGCTGCCAGAAACCTTCGAG GTATCCAGATTAGGGATTCCTGTGGAAAATACAAGTCGTATCTCCGTTCAGATAGTCACATGTGCTCCTGACTG cTGTGTGTTATTCTGGGATCTTCGACCTCCTCGTGCCGTGTCTCAATCCCTCACGGACGTGAAACAGAAATCGGAGGACAAGCCTCTGGAAAACCCTCAAGGTGTTCCAAATACATTCAAACACCTCAACCTGACCTGGAAACCCTTGATCCGA GTCTCCCTACCAAAGATCGGCTCCAGTGGTGAATACAGTCCTCTGAAGTTCAGCTTGAGGGACAATACAGTGGACTACATTACAG GCGATAAACCTGCACAGATCACGGAGCGTGAAGAAGGCTGTGGATTCGCTCAGCTCCGGGTGCCGTCGGCCAAAGAGCAGAAACCTCTAGACAACATCAGCACCAAACTGTATGTGGGGACGGAG GATGGAGAACTCGTTTACACCGACTGGAAAATGGAGAAGGACAACGACTCAGGACGACTCTTCA GTGCCAAACCCAGCCATCGGTTCCTCTCACACCACACTATGATCAACACCGTGAGCCGCTCTCCGTTTTTCAAGGACATCATCCTGACGGTGGGCAGCTTCAGTTTCGCCATCTGGAAAGAAGGGGTCACG AGTGGCCCGATCCTCTTGTCGGCCTGCTCCAAAATGATGTGTACGGTCGGTCACTGGTCCCTGTCCCGGCCGGCGGTCTTCTTCATCGGGAAGGAGAACGGAAACATCGAGGTTTGGGACCTGCTGCAAAACACCCATGAGCCCTCACAAACCCAGAACATCAGCGCCACCTCCATTACCTGCATCAAAACCAGCAGCACCTCCG CGAAGCATCATCTTCTGGCGGTTTCAGACCGTATCGGCACCCTACACATCCTACAGATCCCATGGACCCTGCGCAAATCCTCCAACAGCGAG AGACAGAATGTGAGGAAGTACTTTGAAAAGGAAGAGGAACGGCTGGAGTACTTTGAGAAACGGCAGATCAAACACGAGAAGCAGAAGAAAGAGATGGAAGCTGAACAACTGAAGAAGAAGACG GAGCCAGTGATACCACTGAAACAGGTAGAGGAGCTGGAGGCGGAAGCGCTGAAGGAATATGAACAGTTTCTGGCTCTGGGGAAGGACATTTTGAAGAACATGGGCCTCCTGACTGAAACACAGGACGATTCAGATCTGTAA
- the mcoln3b gene encoding mucolipin-3: MDDSSETYLCINDPNGNRAIHCSESHACLEPLEEEVEKFRRKLKYFFMNPCDKYKARRRKPWKLILQIVKIALVTIQLVSFGLSNQMVVQFKEENLMVFRHLFLKNFTKSSANTYAVYTQHDVYTHIAYTVEQFLMLPSITVGNHDYEKEGDVYTPLTICQQFYHNGSVSPANETFDIDTQVDEECSLIYPQHPFSTLTADPLNFTLHFERLLTVTVKFTLKAINLETVQYHELPDCYVFNVMITFDNKPHSGRMVIDLDNDVQIYKCRDWTVTGASQGNMYIMVLFDVVVILILALSLLLCMRSVKAGVLLQFEYTAFFSSRYSKRVSFSDRMEFINGWFILIIVSDVLTITGSLLKIIIQLKAVASYDLCSILLGTGTMLVWIGVLRYMGYLRKYNILIITLRAAFPNVIRFTCCAAMIYLGYCFCGWIVLGPYHSKFRTLNLVSESLFSLINGDDMFATFKNMQQKNFVVWLFSRLYLYTFVSLFIYMVLSLFITLITDTYDTIKHQQLDGEPVSDLQAFIMQCKDPPESGCFSENETRGRCLMCCSRR, from the exons ATGGACGACTCCAGTGAGACCTATTTATGCATAAACGATCCCAACGGCAACAGAGCCATCCACTGCTCCGAATCACACGCTTGCCTGGAGCCGCTGGAGGAGGAGGTGGAGAAGTTCAGGAGGAAGCTGAAGTATTTCTTCATGAACCCCTGTGACAAGTACAAAGCTCGCCGAAGAAAACCCTGGAAACTGATTCTGCAGATCGTTAAAATCGCTTTGGTCACCATACAG CTGGTGTCGTTTGGTCTCAGTAATCAGATGGTGGTTCAGTTTAAGGAGGAGAATCTCATGGTGTTCAGGCATCTGTTCCTGAAGAACTTCACCAAGAGCAGCGCAAACACCTACGCCGTTTACACGCAGCACGACGTCTACACACACATCGCTTACACCGTGGAGCAG TTTCTGATGTTGCCTAGCATAACGGTGGGCAACCATGATTATGAGAAGGAAGGTGACGTTTACACTCCCCTCACCATCTGCCAGCAGTTCTACCACAACGGCAGCGTCTCACCAGCCAATGAGACCTTTGACATTGACACTCAGGTGGATGAAG AGTGTTCGCTCATTTACCCGCAACATCCCTTCTCAACTCTCACAGCAGACCCTCTGAACTTTACTCTGCACTTTGAGAG GTTGTTGACAGTGACTGTAAAATTCACTCTGAAAGCCATTAACCTGGAGACGGTTCAGTATCACGAGCTTCCAGACTGCTACGTCTTCAACGTTATG ATCACCTTTGACAACAAGCCCCACAGCGGGAGAATGGTGATTGACCTGGACAACGATGTGCAGATCTATAAATGCAGAGACTGGACCGTGACTGGTGCAT CCCAGGGGAACATGTACATTATGGTTCTGTTTGACGTGGTGGTCATTCTGATTCTCGCGCTGTCGCTGCTTCTCTGCATGCGCTCGGTGAAAGCTGGAGTCCTGCTGCAGTTC GAATACACAGCGTTCTTCTCTAGTCGTTACAGCAAACGCGTGTCCTTCTCCGACCGTATGGAGTTCATTAACGGCTGGTTCATCCTCATCATCGTTAGTGACGTTCTCACCATCACAGGCTCTCTGCTGAAGATCATCATCCAGCTGAAG GCCGTGGCCAGTTATGACCTGTGCAGTATCCTGCTGGGCACCGGCACCATGCTGGTGTGGATCGGGGTCTTACGCTACATGGGATACTTGAGAAAATACAAC ATTCTCATCATCACTCTGCGAGCGGCCTTTCCGAACGTCATCCGTTTCACCTGCTGTGCCGCCATGATTTACCTCGGGTACTGTTTCTGCGGATGGATCGTTCTGGGACCGTACCACAGCAAG TTCCGGACGCTGAACCTGGTGTCCGAGAGTCTGTTTTCCCTCATCAACGGAGACGACATGTTCGCCACCTTCAAGAACATGCAGCAGAAGAATTTCGTGGTGTGGCTCTTCAGCCGCCTGTATCTCTACACGTTCGTGTCTCTGTTCATCTACATGGTGCTCAGTCTGTTCATCACGCTCATCACGGACACCTACGACACCATCAAG CATCAGCAGTTGGACGGGGAGCCCGTGTCAGATCTTCAGGCGTTCATCATGCAGTGTAAAGATCCTCCAGAATCGGGCTGCTTCAGTGAGAACGAGACCCGCGGCAGATGCCTGATGTGCTGCTCACGCAGGTGA